Genomic DNA from Dehalogenimonas lykanthroporepellens BL-DC-9:
CCGATGGAACAACAACGCAGGTCGAACAGATTCGCAAGCAGGTGGAAAAAATAATCGATGTTATCCGAGTCCAGGACATTACTTCCCAGAACATTGTGTCACGAGAACTGGCTCTCATTAAAGTCAAGGCAACCGCGGACAATCGCTCTGAAATAATGCAGATTGTCGATATCTTCCGAGCCAAGATCGTCGATGTTTCCGCTGATTCTGTTATGGTCGAAGCCACCGGAGATGAGGAGAAAATAGATTCTCTGTATAATTTACTAAAACCATTTGGCATAAAAGAAATGACTCGAACCGGGCGTATCGCAATGCCACGTGGTGAACAACTCTTGCGTAAATTTGAAAATTAAGATTTAGAAAGAGGATATTCAATGGCTGTTATTTATTACGAAAAAGACTGTAATCCTGAATTGCTGGCAGACAAGGTAATCGGAATTATCGGGTATGGATCACAAGGTCACGCTCATGCTCAGAATTTAAGAGACAGTGGGTTGAAAGTAATCGTCGGCGGACGTCCGACTTCTCCAACCTGCACTCAAGCCGCCGACGATGGGTTTGAGGTTCTTTCCAATTCCGAAATGGCGAAAAAGGCCGATGTTATTATGGTTCTGGCACCTGATCAGGTTCAAGCCAGCGTGTATAGAGAAGATATAGAACCGAACCTCCGTCCGGGCATGACCTTGATGTTCGCCCACGGGTTCAACATCCATTTCAACCAGATATTACCGCCTGATACTATTGACGTGGTTATGATTGCGCCCAAAGGGCCAGGACACATGGTAAGGCAAGTGTATACCGAGGGTGGTGGAGTTCCCGCGCTGATTGCGGTGTTTCAGGATGCTACTGGTAAGGCGAAAGACATTGCGTTATCGTATGCGCGTGGAATCGGGGCCGCAAGAGCCGGTGTGTTGGAAACTACCTTTGCTGAAGAAACTGAAACTGACTTGTTTGGAGAACAGGCTGTATTGTGCGGTGGTACCGCGGCGTTGGTTAAAGCCGGGTTTGAAACTCTTGTAGAAGCAGGGTATCAACCTGAAGTTGCATATTTTGAATGTCTGCACGAATTGAAGCTGATAGTTGACCTGATGTATAAAGGCGGCTTACGTTATATGCGTTATTCTGTAAGTGATACCGCTGAATATGGCGATTATGTAACCGGCCCACGTATCATAAATGACGAAACTAAAGACGAAATGTGGCGAGTTTTGTCTGAAATACAGGATGGGACTTTCGCCAGAGAGTGGATTCTGGAGAACCAGGCCGGCAAACCACATTTCAACGCCACGCGTCGTATCGAGGCGGCTCACCCTATTGAAATTGTGGGGGAGCAGTTACGGAGTATGATGAGTTGGTTAAACAAACCGAAGAAACAATAGCGGTAATAGAACCGGTACAGCTATGATTGATATAATCCGGATAATCCTCATCCTTAGCTACCCCTCTTCCTGGTAGGGAGAGGGGTATTTGTGGCTTTACCTGATCAAGAAACGGAGGATATTCGGAATATGAATAAATTAAAAATTTTCGACACTACATTGCGCGACGGTGAACAGGCTGCCGGCGCAACTTTGAACATTCAGGAAAAACTGGAAATTGCCCGCGCTCTTGAGGCTCTGGGCGTTGACATCATCGAGGGAGGCTTTCCAGTCACCTCTTCCGGGGATTTTGAAGCTGTCAGGCGTATCGCCAATGAAATTCGCGGCTGTACCATATGCGGATTAGCCAGGGCTAACCCAAAAGATATCGATAGCGCCTTCGAAGCCTTGAAAAAGGCCGCTGACCCACGGATTCACGTTTTTATTTCCTCATCGGAAGTCCATATGGTGCACCAATTGAAAAAAAGCCGCGATGAGGTTCTTCAACTAGCTCGGGACATGGTGAAAAGAGCCCGAAGTTATGTGAGTGATGTAGAATTTTCTCCAATGGATGCTTCTCGTTCTGATCCGGAATTTCTTTACGCGTTGTTGCAGGCGGTCATAGAGGCCGGAGCCACAACCTTGAATATTCCCGATACGGTTGGCTACGCCATGCCGGCCGAATTCGGGGAGTTGATAAATGGAATCAATAAACGTGTTGAAGGGGTAGAGCGCGCAGTTATCAGCGTACATTGTCACGACGATCTGGGGCTGTCTGTTGCCAATTCTCTTGAGGCCATAAAAAATGGAGCCAGACAAGTCGAGTGTACCGTCAACGGTATAGGCGAACGGGCTGGCAACGCAGCCCTGGAAGAATTGGTAATGGCGATTCGCACTCGTTCTGATTATTATGAGGTCACTACAGATATTAACACCGAATTGATCTATCCGACCTCTCGACTGGTCAGCCAGCGGACCGGTTTTTCGGTGCAACCTAATAAAGCAGTAGTCGGCGCCAACGCTTTCAGACATCAGTCAGGCATTCATCAAGATGGTGTTATAAAAATGCCGAAAACCTACGAAATTATGGACCCGCGTAGTGTTGGAGTGCCGTCTTCTTCTCTCGTATTGGGCAAACTATCCGGTCGTCATGCCTTCAGAGAGCGTTTGGCTCAGCTTGGATACAATCTGGCAGAAGTGGATTTTGACCGAACCTTTGCCGCGTTCAAGGAACTAGCCGACAAGAAAAAGGAAGTTGCTGACAAGGATATTGAATCGCTTGTAGCCGAAGGACAGCGGACAGTAAAGGAAGCTTATCACCTCGACCGAATTCAAGTGTCCTGCGGCGACCGGGGGGTACCTACCGCCGCTGTCAGACTTATCGACCCTGATGGGAAAATATTGGAAGATGCCGCTTTGGGTACCGGACCTGTCGACGCCGTATATAAAGCCATCAACCGGTTGGTGGGGGTGCCGAATCAACTGACTGAGTTTTCGGTAACCTCTATCACTGCAGGCATTGACGCTATTGGTGAGGTATTCATACGTATTGAAAGCGAAGGCATTTCTTATTCAGGTCGTGGTGCCGATACTGACATCATCGTTTCGAGTGCTAAGGCATACATGAATGCCTTGAACAGATTGCTTGTATTTCAAGGAATCAAACAAGTAAGTGAACAGGGTTCCAAATAGTGTGTTGAGTGAAATAGAAATTGTAATCAGGTTATTATTGGCGGCAGGTCTGGGGGCTTTTGTTGGATTTCAACGCGAAACTGCCGGAAAGTCCGCTGGTGTAAGAACTTTAGCGTTGATATCATTAGGGTCGGCCTTGTTTACAGTAATTTCTGTCTCTGCGTTCAATGGTGCTGATACCGCGAGAATCGCCGCCAATGTAGTGACCGGAATCGGTTTTCTCGGTGCCGGCGCCATTATGCGTCGGGAAGAAGGCGCTATCGAAGGCATGACTACCGCGGCGACCATTTGGGCAGTTGCGGCCATTGGCATCGCTACGGGAAGCGGGTTGTATCTTATCTCGATTGTCACCGCGTTGGTAGTATTCGGATTACTTCTACTACCACATTCCAATCACAAAGGGAGTAATAGGAAGTGAATTTAGCCGAGAAAATACTGGCTTCTCATGCCGGACTTGACCATGTCGAACCTGGACAGTTCATTAACGGTAAAGTCGACGTGATATTGGCGAACGACATAACCGCGCCCATTGCTATTCGCGAATTTTGGAAATTCGGGCTGGAAAAGGTATTCGATCCCAAAAAAATAGTCTTTGTTCCAGACCATTTTGTGCCAAATAAAGATATAGCTTCTGCTGAACAGGCAAAGATACTAAGGGAATTCGCTCGGGCTCAAGGAGTCAATTTCTTTGAATGTGGCCAAATGGGGGTTGAACATGTCATCCTGCATGAAAAAGGGTTGGTTGTACCCGGAGATCTGGTTATAGGGGCTGACTCACATACCTGCACTTACGGAGCCCTCGGTGCTTTTGCCACGGGAATGGGATCTACCGACATCGCCTCGGCAATGGCCACTGGTGATATCTGGATGAAGGTTCCACCTACAATCAAATTCGTGTTTAGAGGAAAGCTTCCTAAATATGTTTCCGGCAAGGACCTGATACTTCATACCATAGGCGATATAGGTGTTGACGGAGCTCTTTACGCGGCCATGGAGTTTGCCGGTGAGGCTATCGAAAGGCTGTCGCTTGAAGGGCGATTCACTATGGCTAATATGGCCATTGAAGCCGGGGCCAAAGCAGGCTTGTTTTATGCTGATAAAAAAGCTGTCTCATATGCCAAAGGGAGAAGTGAACGTAAGCCAGTTGTATTCGAACCGGATGCTGATGCCGTCTACCAGCAGATATACGAATACGACGTTTCACTCCTGGAACCGCAGGTCGCTTTACCGCACTTGCCATCAAACGTTAAACCTGTGAGTCAGGTGGGGAGGGTTTACCTTGACCAGGTAGTTATTGGCTCATGCACTAACGGCCGGTTCGAAGACCTTCAGTCCGCCGCCATGGTTCTTAATGGTAAAAAAGTAAACTCCAATCTGAGATGCATTATTATTCCGGGTTCCCAGCAAGTTTATCTAGAAGCTCTGAAGGCCGGTTATATAGAAATATTCATACAAGCCGGTTGTGCTGTCTCTACGCCTACTTGCGGCCCTTGTCTCGGGGGGCATATGGGAATATTAGCCGCCGGTGAAAAATGTCTGGCTACAACCAATAGAAATTTCGTTGGGAGAATGGGTAGTCCAAAAAGTGAAGTTTATCTTTCCAGTCCAGCCGTCGCCGCCGCCAGCGCCATTGTTGGCAAAATCGTATCCCCGGCTGACTTGTCCTGATATTTTAGTTATAGGAGTGTAAATGCTGAAAGGATTTGTTCATAAATACGGCGCCAATGTCGACACAGACGCCATTATCCCGGCACGTTATCTGAACGTATCGACGCCTGACGAATTAGCGCGTCATTGCATGGAAGACATCGACCTTGAATTCGTGTCAAAGGTTAAACCAGGTGACATAATCGTCGCCACCTCCAATTTTGGATGCGGGTCTTCCAGAGAACATGCTCCGATAGCTATTAAAGCTTCCGGGGTATCCGCGGTTATAGCGGACAGTTTCGCCCGTATCTTTTTTCGTAATGCCATAAATATCGGGTTACCATTGCTGGAAAGTCCTGAAGCTGTGAGTGCTACTGAAACCGGGGATGAGTTGGAAATCGACCTGGCTTCCGGAACCATCAGGAATACTACCAGGGGGCTGAGTTTCTCAGCCAAGCCATATCCGGAATTCATGTCCCAGATCATTCAAGCCGGGGGTTTAATTGAATACACCCGGCTAAAAATCGCCGGAGGAAACACGGATAAGTGATTTTTGAAATAACGACGCTGCCCGGTGATGGAGTCGGGCCAGATGTTCTCGCAGAAGGGCTGAAGGTTTTAAAAGCCGTTGGCTCTAAATATCAGCACGAATTTAATATTAACGAAGAGTTGATTGGCGGTGTCGCCATTGATGCCACAGGGTCGGCTCTTCCCAGACAAACTCTGTTGACGGCAAGAAAAAGTGACGCTGTTCTCTTGGCAGCCGTCGGGGACCCCCGCTTTGATGACCCTAAACTTCCGGTTCATCCGGAAGATGGTTTGCTGGCACTTCGTAAAGGACTCGGCCTTTTCGCTAATCTTCGTCCGGTCAAAGTATTCGATGAGTTAGTAGATGCCAGCACCATAAAGCCGGAGGTTCTCAAAGGAACTGATTTTATTTTCATCAGGGAACTGACCGGTGGGGTGTACTTTGGCAAACCAAAAAAAGAATGGCGCACAACTACTGGTCGCAAAGCGGTGGACTCTATGGTGTATTGCGAAGAGGAAATAGCCCGTATTGTCAAAGTCGGGTTTGAAGTCGCGCGAACTCGCGGTAAAAGACTTCTTTCCGTTGACAAAGCGAATGTCTTGAAATCTTCAAGGTTGTGGCGTCAGGTTACCGACGAAGTCAGTTGTAAATACCCTGATGTCACCGTTACTCATGCGCTGGTAGATGCCTGCGCCATGCAATTGATTCGTACTCCTTCTGCCTTCGATGTCATTGTCACTGAGAATCTATTCGGAGATATTTTATCCGACGAAGCCGCTCAACTCGCCGGGTCAATGGGAATGCTACCGTCCGCAAGCCTGGCTGGCGTGCCATCAGCTGGACAAAGGACGTTTGGTTTATATGAACCGATCCATGGAAGTGCGCCTGCCATTGCCGGACAGGATATTGCCAACCCGATAGCAACTATTTTATCCGTGGCCATGATGCTACGTTATTCGCTGGCGCTCGAAGACGAAGCCCGTGCGATTGAAAACGCAGTTGGTATCGTTTTAAGAAAAGGTTATCGAACCGAAGATATCATAGCCGCCGGAAACAAAAAAGTCGGAACCAGGCAAATGGGAGATATAATAGCGGCAGAGGTTTAATCATGGGTAAACTTTTTTTATACGATACCACCCTACGAGATGGCTCCCAGCGTGAGGGTATATCATTTTCAGTAGCTGATAAACTGAATATTGCTCAAAAGTTAGACGAATTCGGAATGCATTATATTGAAGGAGGCTGGCCGGGAGCTAATCCGAAAGACAACGAATTCTTCGAATTGGCCGCAAAAGCCGGTTTTCAGAAATCACGCCTAGTAGCTTTTGGCAGTACTTGCAAAGCCGGGGTTATCGCTAGTGAAGACGCCAATTTGAATGCTTTGTTGGCGTCAGGGGCTCCGGTAATCACACTTGTCTGTAAAAGTTCACTTCCGCAAGTGGAGAAAGTCCTAGGTACCAGCTTGGACGAAAACCTCCGGATGGTCACAGACTCCATAGAGTATTTGAAGGGCCATGGCCGGCAAGTGTTTGTGGATGCCGAGCATTATTTCGACGGTTATAAAGCACACCCAGAATACTCATTATGCGTGTTACAAGCCGCTACAAAGGCTGGAGCCGATTGTCTCGTTCTATGCGATACTAATGGGGGGGCTTTACCGGAAGATGTATTCCAGGCGGTCAAAGCCGCTATAACTGCGACTGAAGTTCCTATCGGTATCCATGCCCATAATGACGCCGAACTTGCCGTGGCCAATTCTTTATCAGCCGTTAAAGCCGGTGCTATTCAAATACAAGGCACTGTCAATGGCTATGGAGAGCGTTGCGGTAATGCCAACTTATGTTCCATCATTCCCGCATTGAAATTGAAGCTGTGTCACGATGTTGTGGCCGACCACGCGCTTGGTCAACTGACCGAACTTTCCCATTTTGTTTCTGAAGTGGCTAACCTTGCACCGGATCCTTTTATGCCTTATGTAGGGCACAGCGCCTTTTCTCATAAAGCGGGACTTCACGTATCAGGCCTATCTCGCTGGCCTTTCGCCTACCAGCACATAGATCCAGCGGCGGTTGGCAATAAACCCCGAACACTGGTTTCTGAGCTTTCTGGTAAATCCAATATTATCCAGCGGGCTCACGAAATCGGTGTAGACTTGTCTGTGCACACCGCCCAAGTTAATAAACTTTTAAGCCAGGTCAAGCATCTTGAGAGTCTTGGATTCCAGTACGAAAATGCCGAAGCTTCGTTCGACTTGTTAGTCCATCGTGCCGCCTCTGATTACCGTCCTCCCTTCGAATTGATCGATTTTATGGTAGTGGTCGAAAAACGCCGACGAGCTCCGATTGTGTCTTTGGCGCACGAAGAAATGATGAGCGAAGCTATCGTTAAAGTCAGGGTTAATGATGAAATCATGCACACCGCCGCTGAAGGCAACGGCCCCGTAAATGCTTTGGATTTGGCTTTACGCAAAGCGCTATTGCCTTCGTACCCTGCGCTGGCTCAAGTTGATCTCATGGATTTCAAAGTTCGGATTCTTGAAGAAAGCAACGGAACCGGTTCAATTGTCCGAGTGTTGATAGAGTCATCCGACGGTAACAGAGACTGGCACACTGTTGGGGCATCATCCAATATCATTGAAGCCAGCTGGCTGGCACTGGCGGACAGCCTTGAATATGGATTGCTAACAAATCCCGGATAATTCAGGTTGAATATGGCCAGCCGGTACAAGACATAATAAAATTTAGACAAGCCAAGAAAATCTACGTTTTTTGCCTCTACGAACGAACAGATGACTACTGTCCCTAATTCCCAAGCTGTCGACTGGAGATATACATTCTGAGCCGCCAAGAACAGTTGCCCAAATTCACCTATGCTTACCGGTTGATCGAGAAAGTGGCGCCGCGAACGCCTTCGGTAGATGGCGCTCTTGACACTCAGGTTTCCTTATGTAATCGGAGAAGACAGTCGAATCTTTTCACTATTCACATTTTGAATTATATTACTGGTATATTTTCTTGGAATAAGCCATTTCAGGTATAATTGGCCTACAAATATTCTTGGAGATTTGTTGATGGGTGAAATTAGATCAGCTAAAGAAATTGCATTGGAAAAAATAGGGGAAATCGATGAAATTACTCCCCAAGACCGGCTTCGCTGGAAACTGGTACCGGAAGGTGAAAGACTGGCGCAACAGTTTTTGACACAGGATTTTGATCTGGAAAGCGTACTGGAAAATCGTTCCGACCAAGAATTGGAATATCTAAAAAAGGGAGCTATTCCCATACTGATTTCAGCGATCGGCTTACCCAAAACAGAAGATTCGGCATTGAAAAACAACAAGGTCTTAGGCGCGTTGATGTTACTCAAGGAAGACAAAGAAAGTGTCGCTGACCTGATGGGTCAGTTACAGCAACTTTTTGATCATTATACTCAAATCGGTGAGCCACAAAAACAACAAGCCTACCAGTCGTTCAAATCAAAATTCGAGCAAAGAATCCGCCAGACAATGCGGGAACAACAAGGAGTTGATTACGCCGGACAGATAAATGTTGAGCAATATCCCCAGTTTCAGGAAGAATGGCGTAGAAATTTAATTCAATTCGACCACCAATATCTCAGTTCCATTGACCGCATAAAACAAGAACTGGCAGCACTTGCCTGATATGGATCCAAAGGAGCGTATTCGCTTCGCGACCGCCCACACCCATGTAATCCGACCTCCGACCCAACTGCTGGAGACATTCGGTCAGACCCAGATTCATTATTATTTGCTGACCGAACCCTCCTATTCGGAAATTAACGAAACGACGTTTCCGGAAACCGTGCTTCGTGAAGGTAAGGTAATAGCCGAACAGCCCAAATTGGTAACACCCCAGTATATGCGGCGACTCGAAGGATTCGGTGACGAAGTCAGGCGCTATTTCGATATGATAGCTTCATCCTTGGGAGCAAATTCACCGGGTCTTTTATATACTTATCGGAATGAGCCCGGTGATCTGAACATACTCAGTGGTAATTTACCTTCCGTCGCCGAACGTATCAATAATGACATAATCAGAAAAGACGATAAAAAAGCCGCTATAATAAGGGGCGTCGATGAGCTTTGGGATGTCTCTCTTTTTAAGTTCATATATGAACTGACAGAGAAATCTGTTAAACGTAATATATCTGAATTAGAACAACAAGGATTGTTGGCTGTTGATGCTTCAGGAGTTACTGTCGAATCCAGAGTAAGGTTGGAGAGGATGTTCATCCAGCTCGCCGAAGGCGCTATATCTCCGGCCAGTGTCAAATTAGAGCTTGATCGCTGGTCACTGTTTGATGAATATCAGGACCGATTTTTTGCCGCACTAAAAAGCAACGATAAATTAAGAGGCGGTTATGAGAATATCTCGCGTTGAAGCAC
This window encodes:
- a CDS encoding acetolactate synthase, small subunit (KEGG: deg:DehalGT_0712 acetolactate synthase, small subunit~TIGRFAM: acetolactate synthase, small subunit~PFAM: Acetolactate synthase, small subunit-like; amino acid-binding ACT domain protein), coding for MAANKHTIVALVANRPGVLNRMASLFRRRGFNIDSIAVGHSETPNLSRMTIVADGTTTQVEQIRKQVEKIIDVIRVQDITSQNIVSRELALIKVKATADNRSEIMQIVDIFRAKIVDVSADSVMVEATGDEEKIDSLYNLLKPFGIKEMTRTGRIAMPRGEQLLRKFEN
- a CDS encoding ketol-acid reductoisomerase (TIGRFAM: ketol-acid reductoisomerase~KEGG: det:DET0831 ketol-acid reductoisomerase~PFAM: Acetohydroxy acid isomeroreductase catalytic domain protein; acetohydroxy acid isomeroreductase) gives rise to the protein MAVIYYEKDCNPELLADKVIGIIGYGSQGHAHAQNLRDSGLKVIVGGRPTSPTCTQAADDGFEVLSNSEMAKKADVIMVLAPDQVQASVYREDIEPNLRPGMTLMFAHGFNIHFNQILPPDTIDVVMIAPKGPGHMVRQVYTEGGGVPALIAVFQDATGKAKDIALSYARGIGAARAGVLETTFAEETETDLFGEQAVLCGGTAALVKAGFETLVEAGYQPEVAYFECLHELKLIVDLMYKGGLRYMRYSVSDTAEYGDYVTGPRIINDETKDEMWRVLSEIQDGTFAREWILENQAGKPHFNATRRIEAAHPIEIVGEQLRSMMSWLNKPKKQ
- a CDS encoding 2-isopropylmalate synthase (KEGG: dev:DhcVS_734 isopropylmalate/homocitrate/citramalate synthase~TIGRFAM: 2-isopropylmalate synthase~PFAM: pyruvate carboxyltransferase; LeuA allosteric (dimerisation) domain) — protein: MNKLKIFDTTLRDGEQAAGATLNIQEKLEIARALEALGVDIIEGGFPVTSSGDFEAVRRIANEIRGCTICGLARANPKDIDSAFEALKKAADPRIHVFISSSEVHMVHQLKKSRDEVLQLARDMVKRARSYVSDVEFSPMDASRSDPEFLYALLQAVIEAGATTLNIPDTVGYAMPAEFGELINGINKRVEGVERAVISVHCHDDLGLSVANSLEAIKNGARQVECTVNGIGERAGNAALEELVMAIRTRSDYYEVTTDINTELIYPTSRLVSQRTGFSVQPNKAVVGANAFRHQSGIHQDGVIKMPKTYEIMDPRSVGVPSSSLVLGKLSGRHAFRERLAQLGYNLAEVDFDRTFAAFKELADKKKEVADKDIESLVAEGQRTVKEAYHLDRIQVSCGDRGVPTAAVRLIDPDGKILEDAALGTGPVDAVYKAINRLVGVPNQLTEFSVTSITAGIDAIGEVFIRIESEGISYSGRGADTDIIVSSAKAYMNALNRLLVFQGIKQVSEQGSK
- a CDS encoding MgtC/SapB transporter (KEGG: deg:DehalGT_0709 MgtC/SapB transporter~manually curated~PFAM: MgtC/SapB transporter), yielding MSEIEIVIRLLLAAGLGAFVGFQRETAGKSAGVRTLALISLGSALFTVISVSAFNGADTARIAANVVTGIGFLGAGAIMRREEGAIEGMTTAATIWAVAAIGIATGSGLYLISIVTALVVFGLLLLPHSNHKGSNRK
- a CDS encoding 3-isopropylmalate dehydratase, large subunit (KEGG: det:DET0828 3-isopropylmalate dehydratase large subunit~TIGRFAM: 3-isopropylmalate dehydratase, large subunit; 3-isopropylmalate dehydratase; homoaconitate hydratase family protein~PFAM: aconitate hydratase domain protein) produces the protein MNLAEKILASHAGLDHVEPGQFINGKVDVILANDITAPIAIREFWKFGLEKVFDPKKIVFVPDHFVPNKDIASAEQAKILREFARAQGVNFFECGQMGVEHVILHEKGLVVPGDLVIGADSHTCTYGALGAFATGMGSTDIASAMATGDIWMKVPPTIKFVFRGKLPKYVSGKDLILHTIGDIGVDGALYAAMEFAGEAIERLSLEGRFTMANMAIEAGAKAGLFYADKKAVSYAKGRSERKPVVFEPDADAVYQQIYEYDVSLLEPQVALPHLPSNVKPVSQVGRVYLDQVVIGSCTNGRFEDLQSAAMVLNGKKVNSNLRCIIIPGSQQVYLEALKAGYIEIFIQAGCAVSTPTCGPCLGGHMGILAAGEKCLATTNRNFVGRMGSPKSEVYLSSPAVAAASAIVGKIVSPADLS
- a CDS encoding 3-isopropylmalate dehydratase, small subunit (KEGG: dev:DhcVS_731 3-isopropylmalate dehydratase, small subunit~TIGRFAM: 3-isopropylmalate dehydratase, small subunit~PFAM: aconitate hydratase domain protein), with protein sequence MLKGFVHKYGANVDTDAIIPARYLNVSTPDELARHCMEDIDLEFVSKVKPGDIIVATSNFGCGSSREHAPIAIKASGVSAVIADSFARIFFRNAINIGLPLLESPEAVSATETGDELEIDLASGTIRNTTRGLSFSAKPYPEFMSQIIQAGGLIEYTRLKIAGGNTDK
- a CDS encoding 3-isopropylmalate dehydrogenase (TIGRFAM: 3-isopropylmalate dehydrogenase~KEGG: det:DET0826 3-isopropylmalate dehydrogenase~PFAM: isocitrate/isopropylmalate dehydrogenase), which encodes MIFEITTLPGDGVGPDVLAEGLKVLKAVGSKYQHEFNINEELIGGVAIDATGSALPRQTLLTARKSDAVLLAAVGDPRFDDPKLPVHPEDGLLALRKGLGLFANLRPVKVFDELVDASTIKPEVLKGTDFIFIRELTGGVYFGKPKKEWRTTTGRKAVDSMVYCEEEIARIVKVGFEVARTRGKRLLSVDKANVLKSSRLWRQVTDEVSCKYPDVTVTHALVDACAMQLIRTPSAFDVIVTENLFGDILSDEAAQLAGSMGMLPSASLAGVPSAGQRTFGLYEPIHGSAPAIAGQDIANPIATILSVAMMLRYSLALEDEARAIENAVGIVLRKGYRTEDIIAAGNKKVGTRQMGDIIAAEV
- a CDS encoding 2-isopropylmalate synthase/homocitrate synthase family protein (KEGG: deb:DehaBAV1_0744 putative alpha-isopropylmalate/homocitrate synthase family transferase~TIGRFAM: 2-isopropylmalate synthase/homocitrate synthase family protein~PFAM: pyruvate carboxyltransferase; LeuA allosteric (dimerisation) domain); this translates as MGKLFLYDTTLRDGSQREGISFSVADKLNIAQKLDEFGMHYIEGGWPGANPKDNEFFELAAKAGFQKSRLVAFGSTCKAGVIASEDANLNALLASGAPVITLVCKSSLPQVEKVLGTSLDENLRMVTDSIEYLKGHGRQVFVDAEHYFDGYKAHPEYSLCVLQAATKAGADCLVLCDTNGGALPEDVFQAVKAAITATEVPIGIHAHNDAELAVANSLSAVKAGAIQIQGTVNGYGERCGNANLCSIIPALKLKLCHDVVADHALGQLTELSHFVSEVANLAPDPFMPYVGHSAFSHKAGLHVSGLSRWPFAYQHIDPAAVGNKPRTLVSELSGKSNIIQRAHEIGVDLSVHTAQVNKLLSQVKHLESLGFQYENAEASFDLLVHRAASDYRPPFELIDFMVVVEKRRRAPIVSLAHEEMMSEAIVKVRVNDEIMHTAAEGNGPVNALDLALRKALLPSYPALAQVDLMDFKVRILEESNGTGSIVRVLIESSDGNRDWHTVGASSNIIEASWLALADSLEYGLLTNPG
- a CDS encoding conserved hypothetical protein (KEGG: deg:DehalGT_0701 hypothetical protein), which codes for MGEIRSAKEIALEKIGEIDEITPQDRLRWKLVPEGERLAQQFLTQDFDLESVLENRSDQELEYLKKGAIPILISAIGLPKTEDSALKNNKVLGALMLLKEDKESVADLMGQLQQLFDHYTQIGEPQKQQAYQSFKSKFEQRIRQTMREQQGVDYAGQINVEQYPQFQEEWRRNLIQFDHQYLSSIDRIKQELAALA
- a CDS encoding conserved hypothetical protein (KEGG: det:DET0820 hypothetical protein), which translates into the protein MDPKERIRFATAHTHVIRPPTQLLETFGQTQIHYYLLTEPSYSEINETTFPETVLREGKVIAEQPKLVTPQYMRRLEGFGDEVRRYFDMIASSLGANSPGLLYTYRNEPGDLNILSGNLPSVAERINNDIIRKDDKKAAIIRGVDELWDVSLFKFIYELTEKSVKRNISELEQQGLLAVDASGVTVESRVRLERMFIQLAEGAISPASVKLELDRWSLFDEYQDRFFAALKSNDKLRGGYENISR